One segment of Taeniopygia guttata chromosome 17, bTaeGut7.mat, whole genome shotgun sequence DNA contains the following:
- the NR6A1 gene encoding nuclear receptor subfamily 6 group A member 1 isoform X2, which produces MELEPPAELPEPRAASKGPPRSATDVEQMSSSSPVLPVNSVGNERVDQRTCLICGDRATGLHYGIISCEGCKGFFKRSICNKRVYRCSRDKNCVMSRKQRNRCQYCRLLKCLQMGMNRKAIREDGMPGGRNKSIGPVQISEEEIERIMSGQEFEGEANMSWSNNGDSDHSSPGNGVSESNQPSPVSTPSSRSVELNGFAALRDQYLGTPVSTHYQYLPHLFSYSAHSALVAPQPRSLEPQSHGLIAQLLCAEDLEPLGTPMLIEDGYKVTQAELFALLCRLADELLFRQIAWIKKLPFFCELSIKDYTCLLSSTWQELILLSSLTVYSKQIFGDLADVTSKYSPSDDELHRFSEEGMEVMERLIYLFRKFSQLKVSNEEYACMKAINFLNQDIRGLTNASQLEQLNKRYWYVCQDFTEYKYPHQPNRFPDLMMCLPEIRYIAGKMVNVPLEQLPLLFKAVLHSCKTSVSKE; this is translated from the exons ATGAGCGGGTGGATCAGCGAACCTGCCTGATCTGCGGGGACAGGGCCACGGGGCTGCACTATGGCATCATCTCCTGCGAGGGCTGCAAGGGCTTCTTCAAGAGGAGCATCTGCAACAAGCGCGTGTACCGATGCAGCCGGGACAAGAACTGCGTCATGTCCCGCAAGCAGCGCAACAGGTGCCAGTACTGCCGGCTGCTCAAGTGCCTCCAGATGGGCATGAACCGCAAAG CAATCAGGGAGGATGGCATGCCAGGAGGCAGAAACAAAAGCATCGGACCTGTCCAG ATATCAGAGGAAGAGATTGAGAGAATTATGTCTGGGCAAGAATTTGAGGGAGAGGCAAACATGTCATGGAGCAACAACGGAGACAGTGACCATAGTTCCCCTGGAAATGGAGTTTCTGAGAGCAACCAGCCTTCACCTGTTTCTACTCCATCTTCAAG GTCCGTGGAGCTGAACGGCTTCGCCGCACTCAGGGATCAGTACCTGGGCACGCCGGTGTCCACGCACTACCAGTACCTGCCGCACCTTTTCAGCTACTCGGCGCACTCGGCGCTGGTGGCGCCGCAGCCGCGCAGCCTGGAGCCGCAGTCGCACGGCCTCATCgcccagctgctgtgtgccGAGGACCTGGAGCCGCTCGGCACCCCCATGCTCATCGAGGACGG GTATAAAGTGACTCAGGCAGAGCTGTTTGCGTTGCTGTGTCGTCTGGCGGATGAGTTGCTTTTCAGGCAGATTGCTTGGATCAAGAAGCTGCCGTTCTTCTGCGAGCTCTCCATCAAGGACTAtacctgcctgctcagctctACGTGGCAGGAGCTGATCCTGCTCTCCTCGCTGACTGTTTACAGCAAGCAGATCTTTGGTGACCTTGCCGATGTCACCTCCAAGTACTCTCCCTCTGACGACGAGCTGCACAG GTTCAGTGAAGAGGGCATGGAGGTGATGGAGCGCTTGATCTACCTCTTTCGCAAGTTCAGCCAGCTGAAGGTCAGCAACGAGGAGTACGCCTGCATGAAAGCCATCAACTTCCTCAACCAAG ATATCAGGGGTCTGACCAACGcctcccagctggagcagctgaatAAGCGGTACTGGTATGTTTGCCAGGACTTCACAGAGTACAAATACCCCCACCAGCCAAACCGCTTCCCGGATTTAATGATGTGTCTGCCAGAGATACGCTACATTGCAG GAAAAATGGTGAATgtccctctggagcagctgcctctcCTGTTTAAGGCCGTTCTACATTCCTGCAAGACGAGCGTGAGCAAAGAGTGA
- the NR5A1 gene encoding steroidogenic factor 1 — MDYSYDEDLDELCPVCGDKVSGYHYGLLTCESCKGFFKRTVQNNKHYTCTESQSCKIDKTQRKRCPYCRFQKCLTVGMRLEAVRADRMRGGRNKFGPMYKRDRALKQQKKALIRANSFKLETVPQIMSPVQSDYSLSSTIHSIHAMSKTLPPNPAALTPVDYERSPYGTPSLGMTVPGHAPLPGYHYPSFPNRTIKSEYPDHYTNAHEAVPAYMYPETYPSSSPPDIPEVILKLLQLEPDEAQVKARILSCLQQEQGKGRHEKLSTFGLMCKMADQTLFSIVEWARSCIFFKELEVGDQMKLLQNCWSELLVFDHIYRQLQHGKEHSVLLVTGQEVDMSAIAAQAGSILNTLVLRAQELVLHLHSLQVDRHEFVCLKFLILFSLDVKYLENHTLAKDAQEKANAALLEYTVCHYPHSTDKFRQLLLWLAEVRALSLQAEEYLYHKHLSGEVPCNNLLIEMLHAKRT, encoded by the exons ATGGACTATTCCTATGATGAGGACCTGGACGAGCTGTGTCCGGTCTGCGGGGACAAGGTCTCCGGGTACCACTACGGGCTCCTCACCTGCGAGAGCTGCAAG GGCTTCTTCAAGCGCACGGTGCAGAACAACAAGCACTACACCTGCACCGAGAGCCAGAGCTGCAAGATCGACAAGACCCAGCGCAAGCGCTGCCCCTACTGCCGCTTCCAGAAGTGCCTCACCGTGGGGATGCGCCTGGAAG CTGTCCGTGCAGACCGGATGCGTGGAGGGAGGAACAAGTTTGGACCCATGTACAAGCGGGACCGTGCCttaaagcagcagaagaaagctCTGATCCGAGCCAACAGCTTCAAGCTGGAGACCGTGCCTCAGATCATGTCCCCTGTGCAGAGTGACTACAGCCTGTCCTCCACCATCCACAGCATCCACGCCATGTCCAAGACCCTGCCGCCCAACCCGGCCGCCCTGACGCCCGTGGATTACGAGCGCAGCCCCTACGGGACGCCCTCCCTGGGCATGACGGTGCCCGGCCACGCGCCGCTGCCCGGCTACCACTACCCCTCCTTCCCCAACCGCACCATCAAGTCCGAGTACCCCGACCACTACACAAATGCCCATGAGGCCGTGCCTGCTTACATGTACCCAGAGACCTACCCCAGCAGCTCTCCCCCCGACATCCCCGAGGTCATCctgaagctgctgcagctggagcccgACGAGGCCCAGGTGAAGGCACGGATACTGTCCTGCCTGCAGCAAGAGCAGGGCAAAGGCCGGCACGAGAAGCTCAGCACCTTCGGCCTCATGTGCAAGATGGCCGACCAGACCCTCTTCTCCATCGTGGAGTGGGCACGGAGCTGCATCTTCTTCAAGGAGCTGGAG GTGGGTGACCAGATGAAGCTGCTGCAGAACTGCTGGAGTGAGCTGCTGGTGTTTGACCACATCTACCGACAGCTGCAGCATGGCAAGGAGCACAGCGTGCTGCTGGTCACTGGCCAGGAG GTGGACATGTCGGCCATCGCAGCCCAGGCCGGCTCCATCCTGAACACGCTGGTGCTGCGGGCACAGGAGCTCGTCCTGCACTTGCACTCGCTCCAGGTGGACCGGCACGAATTCGTCTGCCTCAAGTTCCTCATCCTCTTCAGCCTCG ACGTGAAGTACCTGGAGAACCACACGCTGGCCAAGGATGCTCAGGAGAAGGCCAACGCGGCGCTGCTGGAGTACACGGTGTGCCACTACCCCCACTCCACGGACAAGTTCcgccagctgctgctgtggctggcCGAGGTCCGGGCGCTGAGCCTGCAGGCTGAGGAGTACCTGTACCACAAGCACCTCAGCGGGGAGGTGCCCTGCAACAACCTCCTCATCGAGATGCTGCACGCCAAGCGGACTTGA
- the NR6A1 gene encoding nuclear receptor subfamily 6 group A member 1 isoform X4 — translation MKRDSTCMEDERVDQRTCLICGDRATGLHYGIISCEGCKGFFKRSICNKRVYRCSRDKNCVMSRKQRNRCQYCRLLKCLQMGMNRKAIREDGMPGGRNKSIGPVQISEEEIERIMSGQEFEGEANMSWSNNGDSDHSSPGNGVSESNQPSPVSTPSSSRSVELNGFAALRDQYLGTPVSTHYQYLPHLFSYSAHSALVAPQPRSLEPQSHGLIAQLLCAEDLEPLGTPMLIEDGYKVTQAELFALLCRLADELLFRQIAWIKKLPFFCELSIKDYTCLLSSTWQELILLSSLTVYSKQIFGDLADVTSKYSPSDDELHRFSEEGMEVMERLIYLFRKFSQLKVSNEEYACMKAINFLNQDIRGLTNASQLEQLNKRYWYVCQDFTEYKYPHQPNRFPDLMMCLPEIRYIAGKMVNVPLEQLPLLFKAVLHSCKTSVSKE, via the exons ATGAGCGGGTGGATCAGCGAACCTGCCTGATCTGCGGGGACAGGGCCACGGGGCTGCACTATGGCATCATCTCCTGCGAGGGCTGCAAGGGCTTCTTCAAGAGGAGCATCTGCAACAAGCGCGTGTACCGATGCAGCCGGGACAAGAACTGCGTCATGTCCCGCAAGCAGCGCAACAGGTGCCAGTACTGCCGGCTGCTCAAGTGCCTCCAGATGGGCATGAACCGCAAAG CAATCAGGGAGGATGGCATGCCAGGAGGCAGAAACAAAAGCATCGGACCTGTCCAG ATATCAGAGGAAGAGATTGAGAGAATTATGTCTGGGCAAGAATTTGAGGGAGAGGCAAACATGTCATGGAGCAACAACGGAGACAGTGACCATAGTTCCCCTGGAAATGGAGTTTCTGAGAGCAACCAGCCTTCACCTGTTTCTACTCCATCTTCAAG taGGTCCGTGGAGCTGAACGGCTTCGCCGCACTCAGGGATCAGTACCTGGGCACGCCGGTGTCCACGCACTACCAGTACCTGCCGCACCTTTTCAGCTACTCGGCGCACTCGGCGCTGGTGGCGCCGCAGCCGCGCAGCCTGGAGCCGCAGTCGCACGGCCTCATCgcccagctgctgtgtgccGAGGACCTGGAGCCGCTCGGCACCCCCATGCTCATCGAGGACGG GTATAAAGTGACTCAGGCAGAGCTGTTTGCGTTGCTGTGTCGTCTGGCGGATGAGTTGCTTTTCAGGCAGATTGCTTGGATCAAGAAGCTGCCGTTCTTCTGCGAGCTCTCCATCAAGGACTAtacctgcctgctcagctctACGTGGCAGGAGCTGATCCTGCTCTCCTCGCTGACTGTTTACAGCAAGCAGATCTTTGGTGACCTTGCCGATGTCACCTCCAAGTACTCTCCCTCTGACGACGAGCTGCACAG GTTCAGTGAAGAGGGCATGGAGGTGATGGAGCGCTTGATCTACCTCTTTCGCAAGTTCAGCCAGCTGAAGGTCAGCAACGAGGAGTACGCCTGCATGAAAGCCATCAACTTCCTCAACCAAG ATATCAGGGGTCTGACCAACGcctcccagctggagcagctgaatAAGCGGTACTGGTATGTTTGCCAGGACTTCACAGAGTACAAATACCCCCACCAGCCAAACCGCTTCCCGGATTTAATGATGTGTCTGCCAGAGATACGCTACATTGCAG GAAAAATGGTGAATgtccctctggagcagctgcctctcCTGTTTAAGGCCGTTCTACATTCCTGCAAGACGAGCGTGAGCAAAGAGTGA
- the NR6A1 gene encoding nuclear receptor subfamily 6 group A member 1 isoform X1, which yields MELEPPAELPEPRAASKGPPRSATDVEQMSSSSPVLPVNSVGNERVDQRTCLICGDRATGLHYGIISCEGCKGFFKRSICNKRVYRCSRDKNCVMSRKQRNRCQYCRLLKCLQMGMNRKAIREDGMPGGRNKSIGPVQISEEEIERIMSGQEFEGEANMSWSNNGDSDHSSPGNGVSESNQPSPVSTPSSSRSVELNGFAALRDQYLGTPVSTHYQYLPHLFSYSAHSALVAPQPRSLEPQSHGLIAQLLCAEDLEPLGTPMLIEDGYKVTQAELFALLCRLADELLFRQIAWIKKLPFFCELSIKDYTCLLSSTWQELILLSSLTVYSKQIFGDLADVTSKYSPSDDELHRFSEEGMEVMERLIYLFRKFSQLKVSNEEYACMKAINFLNQDIRGLTNASQLEQLNKRYWYVCQDFTEYKYPHQPNRFPDLMMCLPEIRYIAGKMVNVPLEQLPLLFKAVLHSCKTSVSKE from the exons ATGAGCGGGTGGATCAGCGAACCTGCCTGATCTGCGGGGACAGGGCCACGGGGCTGCACTATGGCATCATCTCCTGCGAGGGCTGCAAGGGCTTCTTCAAGAGGAGCATCTGCAACAAGCGCGTGTACCGATGCAGCCGGGACAAGAACTGCGTCATGTCCCGCAAGCAGCGCAACAGGTGCCAGTACTGCCGGCTGCTCAAGTGCCTCCAGATGGGCATGAACCGCAAAG CAATCAGGGAGGATGGCATGCCAGGAGGCAGAAACAAAAGCATCGGACCTGTCCAG ATATCAGAGGAAGAGATTGAGAGAATTATGTCTGGGCAAGAATTTGAGGGAGAGGCAAACATGTCATGGAGCAACAACGGAGACAGTGACCATAGTTCCCCTGGAAATGGAGTTTCTGAGAGCAACCAGCCTTCACCTGTTTCTACTCCATCTTCAAG taGGTCCGTGGAGCTGAACGGCTTCGCCGCACTCAGGGATCAGTACCTGGGCACGCCGGTGTCCACGCACTACCAGTACCTGCCGCACCTTTTCAGCTACTCGGCGCACTCGGCGCTGGTGGCGCCGCAGCCGCGCAGCCTGGAGCCGCAGTCGCACGGCCTCATCgcccagctgctgtgtgccGAGGACCTGGAGCCGCTCGGCACCCCCATGCTCATCGAGGACGG GTATAAAGTGACTCAGGCAGAGCTGTTTGCGTTGCTGTGTCGTCTGGCGGATGAGTTGCTTTTCAGGCAGATTGCTTGGATCAAGAAGCTGCCGTTCTTCTGCGAGCTCTCCATCAAGGACTAtacctgcctgctcagctctACGTGGCAGGAGCTGATCCTGCTCTCCTCGCTGACTGTTTACAGCAAGCAGATCTTTGGTGACCTTGCCGATGTCACCTCCAAGTACTCTCCCTCTGACGACGAGCTGCACAG GTTCAGTGAAGAGGGCATGGAGGTGATGGAGCGCTTGATCTACCTCTTTCGCAAGTTCAGCCAGCTGAAGGTCAGCAACGAGGAGTACGCCTGCATGAAAGCCATCAACTTCCTCAACCAAG ATATCAGGGGTCTGACCAACGcctcccagctggagcagctgaatAAGCGGTACTGGTATGTTTGCCAGGACTTCACAGAGTACAAATACCCCCACCAGCCAAACCGCTTCCCGGATTTAATGATGTGTCTGCCAGAGATACGCTACATTGCAG GAAAAATGGTGAATgtccctctggagcagctgcctctcCTGTTTAAGGCCGTTCTACATTCCTGCAAGACGAGCGTGAGCAAAGAGTGA
- the NR6A1 gene encoding nuclear receptor subfamily 6 group A member 1 isoform X3, translating into MELEPPAELPEPRAASKGPPRSDERVDQRTCLICGDRATGLHYGIISCEGCKGFFKRSICNKRVYRCSRDKNCVMSRKQRNRCQYCRLLKCLQMGMNRKAIREDGMPGGRNKSIGPVQISEEEIERIMSGQEFEGEANMSWSNNGDSDHSSPGNGVSESNQPSPVSTPSSSRSVELNGFAALRDQYLGTPVSTHYQYLPHLFSYSAHSALVAPQPRSLEPQSHGLIAQLLCAEDLEPLGTPMLIEDGYKVTQAELFALLCRLADELLFRQIAWIKKLPFFCELSIKDYTCLLSSTWQELILLSSLTVYSKQIFGDLADVTSKYSPSDDELHRFSEEGMEVMERLIYLFRKFSQLKVSNEEYACMKAINFLNQDIRGLTNASQLEQLNKRYWYVCQDFTEYKYPHQPNRFPDLMMCLPEIRYIAGKMVNVPLEQLPLLFKAVLHSCKTSVSKE; encoded by the exons ATGAGCGGGTGGATCAGCGAACCTGCCTGATCTGCGGGGACAGGGCCACGGGGCTGCACTATGGCATCATCTCCTGCGAGGGCTGCAAGGGCTTCTTCAAGAGGAGCATCTGCAACAAGCGCGTGTACCGATGCAGCCGGGACAAGAACTGCGTCATGTCCCGCAAGCAGCGCAACAGGTGCCAGTACTGCCGGCTGCTCAAGTGCCTCCAGATGGGCATGAACCGCAAAG CAATCAGGGAGGATGGCATGCCAGGAGGCAGAAACAAAAGCATCGGACCTGTCCAG ATATCAGAGGAAGAGATTGAGAGAATTATGTCTGGGCAAGAATTTGAGGGAGAGGCAAACATGTCATGGAGCAACAACGGAGACAGTGACCATAGTTCCCCTGGAAATGGAGTTTCTGAGAGCAACCAGCCTTCACCTGTTTCTACTCCATCTTCAAG taGGTCCGTGGAGCTGAACGGCTTCGCCGCACTCAGGGATCAGTACCTGGGCACGCCGGTGTCCACGCACTACCAGTACCTGCCGCACCTTTTCAGCTACTCGGCGCACTCGGCGCTGGTGGCGCCGCAGCCGCGCAGCCTGGAGCCGCAGTCGCACGGCCTCATCgcccagctgctgtgtgccGAGGACCTGGAGCCGCTCGGCACCCCCATGCTCATCGAGGACGG GTATAAAGTGACTCAGGCAGAGCTGTTTGCGTTGCTGTGTCGTCTGGCGGATGAGTTGCTTTTCAGGCAGATTGCTTGGATCAAGAAGCTGCCGTTCTTCTGCGAGCTCTCCATCAAGGACTAtacctgcctgctcagctctACGTGGCAGGAGCTGATCCTGCTCTCCTCGCTGACTGTTTACAGCAAGCAGATCTTTGGTGACCTTGCCGATGTCACCTCCAAGTACTCTCCCTCTGACGACGAGCTGCACAG GTTCAGTGAAGAGGGCATGGAGGTGATGGAGCGCTTGATCTACCTCTTTCGCAAGTTCAGCCAGCTGAAGGTCAGCAACGAGGAGTACGCCTGCATGAAAGCCATCAACTTCCTCAACCAAG ATATCAGGGGTCTGACCAACGcctcccagctggagcagctgaatAAGCGGTACTGGTATGTTTGCCAGGACTTCACAGAGTACAAATACCCCCACCAGCCAAACCGCTTCCCGGATTTAATGATGTGTCTGCCAGAGATACGCTACATTGCAG GAAAAATGGTGAATgtccctctggagcagctgcctctcCTGTTTAAGGCCGTTCTACATTCCTGCAAGACGAGCGTGAGCAAAGAGTGA